In the Burkholderia multivorans ATCC BAA-247 genome, GAACACCGCTTCAAGGCCGTCGGCGAACTGCTCGCCGAATGGCGGCCCGACGCGCTCGTCGTCGGGCTGCCGATGCATCCCGACGGCACGCCGCACGACATGACGCAGCAGGCGAAGCGCTTCGGCAACCAGCTGAACGGCCGCTTCGGGCTGCCCGTCACGTGGGTCGACGAACGCTATTCGTCGGTCGAAGCCGAGGCCGGCATGCGCGAGCGCAACGTGCGCGGCCGCGCACGCACCGACATGCTCGACGCCGAAGCCGCGCGCGTGATCCTTCAACAGTATCTCGATCAATTGTCCGACCATGAGCCCCATTGACGCCGAGGCGCTGTACCGCGCCCTGCTCGACCAGATCCGTGCCGCGTACGGCACCGCGTTCGCCGAACCGGGCGGCCCGCGGCTCGCCGGCATCTACAGCGGCGGCGCGTGGCTTGCCGAGCGTCTCGCGCGCGATCTCGGCGCGCCGGCGTTCGGCGTCGTCAACGTCGCGCTGCATCGCGACGACTACGCGAAAAAGGGGCTGCACAGCCAGGCGAGCCCGACGTCGCTGCCGTTCGACGTCGACGGCGCGCGTATCGTGCTCGTCGACGACGTGCTGTACACCGGCCGCACCGTGCGCGCCGCGCTGAACGAACTGTTCGACTACGGCCGTCCGGCTGCCGTCGAACTCGCCGTGCTCGCCGATCGCGGCGGACGCGAGCTGCCGGTCGCCGCGCGCTTTGCCGGCGGCACGCTCGACGTGCCGGCCGGCGCGACGCTCGTGCTCGCGCGCGACGATTCGCAGTTCACGCTGAACGTCGAGGCGCAAGCCGCCTGAACGACCGCGAAACCGTATCCCGGGCCGCCGGTTCGCGCCGCGGCCCGTTTGCATAGTTGGAATCACGCACACCATGACCACCGACACCACTGGCCGCACCGGCAATCCCGCGGCGGCCGCGAGCACCGAGCGGTTCCGCTACGGTTTCCTGAAGGGCAACCCGCAGCTCACGAAAAACGGCGAGCTCAAGCATCTGCTGTCGATCGAGGGCCTGCCGCGCTCGATCGTCAACCACATCCTCGATACGGCCGAGCAGTTCGTCAGCGTGACGGACCGCGAAGTGAAGAAGGTGCCGCTGCTGCGCGGCAAGTCCGTGTTCAACCTGTTCTTCGAGAACTCGACGCGCACGCGCACGACGTTCGAGATCGCCGCGACGCGCCTGTCGGCCGACGTGCTGAATCTGAACATCAATGCTTCCTCGACGAGCAAGGGCGAATCGCTGCTCGACACGATCAACAACTTGTCGGCCATGCATGCGGACCTGTTCGTCGTGCGTCATGCATCGAGCGGCGCGCCGTACCTGATCGCCGAGCACTGCGCGCCGCACGTGCACGTGATCAACGCCGGCGACGGCCGCCATGCGCACCCGACGCAGGGCCTGCTCGATATGTACACGATCCGCCACTACAAGCGCGACTTCACGAAGCTGCGCGTGGCGATCGTCGGCGACATCCTGCATTCGCGCGTCGCGCGCTCGGACATCCACGCGCTGACCACGCTCGGCGTGCCCGAAGTGCGCGCGATCGGCCCGCGCACGCTGCTGCCGGGCGGCCTCGAGCAGATGGGCGTGAAGGTGTTCCACAACCTCGACGAAGGGCTGAAGGGCGTCGACGTGATCATCATGCTGCGCCTGCAGAACGAGCGGATGAGCGGCGCGCTGCTGCCGTCCGCGCAGGAGTATTTCAAGACGTGGGGGCTCACGCCCGAACGCCTCGCGCTCGCCGCGCCCGACGCGATCGTGATGCACCCGGGCCCGATGAACCGCGGCGTCGAGATCGACTCGCAGGTCGCCGACGGCCCGCAATCGGTGATCCTCAATCAGGTCACGTTCGGCATCGCCGTGCGTATGGCCGTGATGGGCATCGTCGCCGGCAACAACGACTGAGCTGCTTCGCGCCTCCTTATCCAGGCATTCAACGCATTCAACGCATTCACAGACAGCGCATGAAGATTCATATCAAAGGCGGCACGCTGATCGATCCGGTCGCCGGCAGCGAGCGGCAAGCCGACGTATTCATCTCGGGCGGCAAGATCGACGCGATCGCCGAAGCCGGCCGCGCGCCGGCCGGCTTCGCGGCCGACAAGACGATCGACGCGACGGGCCTGATCGTCGCGCCCGGCCTCGTCGACCTGTGCGCGCGGCTGCGCGAGCCCGGCTACGAGCACAAGGCGACGCTCGCGTCGGAGATGGCGGCGGCCGTCGCCGGCGGCGTGACGACGCTCGTGTGTCCGCCGGACACCGATCCCGTGCTCGACGAGCCGGGCCTCGTCGAGATGCTGAAGTTCCGTGCGCGCAATCTGCACCAGGCCAACGTGCATCCGCTCGGCGCGCTGACCGTCGGCCTGAAGGGCGAAGTGATCACCGAGATGGTCGCGCTGACCGAGTCCGGCTGCGTCGGCTTCACGCATGCGAACGTGCCGCTGCGCGACACGCAGGTGCTGCTGCGCGCACTGCAGTACGCGAGCACCTACGGCTACACCACCTGGTTGCGCCCGCTCGACGCGTTCATCGGCAAGGGCGGCGTCGCGGCGAGCGGGCCCGTCGCGTCGCGGCTTGGGCTGTCCGGCGTGCCGGTCGCGGCCGAGACGATCGCGCTGCATACGATTTTCGAACTGATGCGCGTGACCGGCGCGCGCGTGCACCTTGCGCGGCTGTCGTCCGCGGCCGGCCTCGCGCTCGTGCGCGCGGCGAAGGCCGAAGGGCTGCCCGTCACGTGCGACGTCGGCGTGAATCACCTGCACCTGATCGACGTCGACATCGGCTATTTCGATTCGCAGTTCCGGCTCGATCCGCCGCTGCGCAGCGAGCGCGATCGCGAGGCGATCCGTGCGGCGCTCGCGGACGGCACCATCGACGCGATCTGCTCCGATCACACACCGGTCGACGACGACGAGAAGCTGCTGCCGTTCGGCGAAGCGACGCCCGGTGCGACCGGCCTCGAACTGCTGCTGTCGCTGACCGTGAAATGGGCCGACGAGACGCGCACGCCGCTCGCGCAGGCGCTGCGCCGCATCACGTCGGCGCCTGCGGACGTGCTGAACCTGCCTGCCGGCCGTCTGACCGAAGGCAGTGCGGCCGATCTCTGCGTGTTCGACCCGCGCGCGCACTGGCGTGTCGAGCCGCGCGCGCTGAAGAGCCAGGGCCACAACTCGCCGTTCCTCGGCTATGAGCTGCCCGCATGCGTGCGCGCGACGCTCGTCGCCGGGCAGGTCGCGTTCGAGCGCAACTGAACCACGCCGGGCTTTCGTCATGAACGCTATCCGCAAGCTGCGCCTCGTCTTTCACCTGTTGCGCGGCATGGCGATCGTCGCGCTGCGCTTTTCGCACGTGACGCCCGCGCAGCGCCTCGAGCTCACGCGCCGCTGGTCGCTCAAGCTGCTGCGCATCTGCGGGCTGCGCCTCGTCGTGCACAACGACGGCGCGCGTCTCGACGCGGGCGCGCTTGTCGTCGGCAACCACGTGTCGTGGCTCGACATCTACACCGTCAACGCGTGGCGGCCTACGCCGTTCGTGTCGAAGGCCGAGGTGCGGCAGTGGCCGGTGGTCGGCTGGCTGGCCGAGAAGCTCGACACCGTGTTCCTGCAGCGCGAGAAGCGCACCGAGGCGATGCGGGTCATGCACGAGATGGCCGACCGGCTGCGCAGCGGCGGCGTGATGTGCGTGTTTCCGGAAGGCACGACATCCGACGGGCAGGGGCTGCTTCCGTTCCATGCGAATCTGTTTCAGGCCGCGGTGTCGGCCGGCTGCGCGGTGCAGCCGATCTGCCTGATGTACGAGGATGCGCAGGGGCGGCAGTCGGTCGCGCCGGCCTATACGGGCGAGTTGTCGCTCGGCATGTCGCTCGACATGGTGCTGCGCGGCGGGCCGCTCGTCGCGCATCTGTACGTGTGCGATCCGATTCCGCCGGGCGGCGACCGGCGTGCGATGTCGGCCGCCGCGCGCGACGCGATCGCGGCTGCGCTTGAAGCGATGCAGGCGAAGGTCGGCAAGCCGTCGGCCGAGTCGCTGGCCGAGCTCGCGAAGCATGCCTATCCGGTCGCGGAAGTCGGCTCGGACGCGGCCCGCGACGGTGCCGCCGAAGAGCCGGTGCCGGGGCGCGAAGGCTGATCGTGCCGCGGTCCGTTGGCGCGGGCTGCGGCCGTTACATTGCGGTCATTCGCCTCCCGGTGTGCGGCATGCTTCGCATTGCACCTGCGTGACCGTGCGCTGTGCCGGATCGGCCGTCAGGCGCACGGCCGACAGCTGATTTCCCCATACGCATCCCGAATCGAGCGCGACGACGTTGTCGCGCAGCATCAGGCCGAGCGCGGCCCAATGGCCGAACACGACCGTCACGTCTTCGGTGCGGCGATCCGGTGCGTCGAACCACGGCAGATAGCCGGGCGGCGCGCTCTCGGGGCCGCCGTTCGCCTTGAATTCCATCGCCCCGTCCGCGGTGCAGAACCGCAGGCGCGTGAAGGCGTTGAACGCGACGCGCATCCGGTCGCGCTTTTTCAGGTTCGGATTCCATTGGTTCGGCTCGTTGCCGTACAGCTTTTGCAGCGTCTCGCGCCAGTCGGGTGCGCGCAGTGCCTGCTGGAGTTCGTCCGCGAGCTCGAGGGCGAGCGTCACGTCCCATTGCGGCAGCACGCCCGCGTGAACGAGCAGTTTGCCGTCTTCGAAATGCGCGAACGGGCGGTGGCGGACCCAGTCGAGCAGTGCGTCGGCGTCGGGTGCGTCGAGGATCTCGCCGATCGTGTCGCCGCGGCGCTCGGTGCGGATGCCGGCCGAGACGGCGAGCAGGTGCAGGTCGTGGTTGCCCAGGACAGCCGTGACGCGCGGGCCGAGGTCGATCAGCGAACGCAGCGCGGCGAGGGAGCCGGGGCCGCGGTTCACGATGTCGCCGGCGATCCAGAGCGGCGTATCGGCGGGGGCGGAGAGTTTTTTCAGCAGCGAATCGAAAGCTGAATGACAGCCTTGGATGTCGCCGATGGCGATGGGAGTCGGGGTCATGAGAGCGGCAGTGCTATTGATTTCCGCGCGGAAAGAAGATTCGTTGGTACGAGACGCCATTTTGCAACCGACGTTCCCTGAAATGTCATTGATTCGACAGGAAATTTTATTCGACGCAGGGGTCCGGAGCGCTGTATCAAGTTGTTAGCGGCGTGGATTTTGCGGTCGACGGGTCCCTATAATTGTCGTTTTCGCGAACAAAATTAGCATTTCATGACTTTGACTGCCATGGTGGGCGGGTAAAATTGCGGGTTTGACGTGACGATGGTGTCACGCGCGAATCCGATGCGGTAGGGCCGGCTGGCTCTACCGGGCATTACTAGAGGGAGCCCCATGATTCTGGTTACGGGCGGCGCAGGCTTTATCGGCGCCAACTTTGTACTCGACTGGCTGCGCGCATCCGACGAAGCCGTGCTCAACGTCGACAAACTGACCTACGCGGGCAACCTTCGTACGCTGCAGTCGCTGGAAGGCAATCCGAAGCACGTGTTTGCGCGTGTCGATATCTGCGACCGCGCTGCGCTCGATGCGCTGTTTGCCGAGCACAAGCCGCGCGCGGTGCTGCACTTCGCGGCAGAAAGCCACGTCGATCGGTCGATTCACGGCCCGGCCGATTTCGTGCAGACCAATGTGGTCGGCACCTTCACGCTGCTCGAAGCCACGCGTCAATACTGGAACGCGCTGCGCGAAGCCGACAAGGCCGCGTTCCGCTTCCTGCACGTGTCGACCGACGAAGTGTTCGGCTCGCTGTCGGCAACCGATCCGCAATTCTCGGAGACGACGCCGTACGCGCCGAACAGCCCGTACTCGGCAACCAAGGCCGGCTCCGATCATCTCGTTCGCGCATACCATCACACCTACGGCCTGCCGACGCTGACGACGAACTGCTCGAACAACTACGGTCCGTACCAGTTCCCGGAAAAACTCATTCCGCTGATGATCGCGAACGCGCTCGCCGGCAAGCCGCTGCCGGTGTACGGCGACGGCCAGAACGTGCGCGACTGGCTGTATGTAGGCGACCACTGCAGCGCGATCCGCGAAGTGCTCGCGCGCGGCGTGCCGGGCGAAACGTACAACGTCGGCGGCTGGAACGAGAAGAAGAACCTCGAGGTCGTGCATACGCTGTGCGACCTGCTCGATGCGAAGCGGCCGAAGGCGGCAGGCTCGTATCGCGATCAGATCACGTACGTGACCGATCGCCCCGGCCACGATCGCCGCTATGCGATCGACGCGCGCAAGCTCGAGCGCGAGCTCCGCTGGAAGCCGGCGGAGACGTTCGAAACCGGTCTCGCGAAGACGGTCGACTGGTATCTCGATAACCAGCAGTGGGTCGACGAAGTCGCATCGGGCGAGTACCGCAAGTGGGTCGAGACCAACTACGCGCAGCGCGCGTAAGGGTGGCAGACATGGCACGCAAAGGCATCATTCTCGCGGGCGGTTCCGGCACGCGGCTCTATCCGATCACGCACGCGGTATCGAAACAACTGCTGCCCGTGTACGACAAGCCGATGATCTACTATCCGCTGTCGACGCTGATGATCGCGGGCATTCGCGACGTCCTGATCATCTCGACACCGCAGGACACGCCGCGCTTCGAATCGATGCTCGGCGACGGCAGTCAGTGGGGGATGAACATTCAGTACGCGGTGCAGCCGTCGCCGGACGGTCTCGCGCAGGCGTTCGTCATCGGCAAGGACTTCGTCGGCAACGATCCGTCGGCGCTGATTCTCGGCGACAACATCTTCTACGGCCACGATCTCGCCAAGCAGCTCGAGCACGCGAACGCGCAGGAGCACGGTGCGACCGTGTTTGCCTATCACGTGCACGATCCCGAGCGGTATGGCGTGGTCGAATTCGACAAGGACTTTCGTGCGCTGTCGATCGAAGAGAAGCCGGCGAAGCCGCGTTCGCACTATGCGGTCACTGGGCTGTACTTCTACGACAACCGCGTATGCAACATCGCCGCCGACATCAAGCCGTCCGCGCGTGGCGAACTGGAAATCACCGACGTCAATTCGCGCTACCTCGCCGATGGCACGCTGAACGTCGAAATCATGGGCCGCGGCTACGCATGGCTCGACACCGGCACGCACGATTCGTTGATCGAAGCGGCGAGCTTCATCGCGACGCTGCAGAAGCGGCAAGGGCTGGTGGTCGCGTGCCCCGAGGAAATCGCATACCGCCGCCAGTGGATCGATGCGGAACAAGTGCAGAAATTGGCGCAGCCGCTGGCGAAGAACGGCTACGGCAAATATCTGCTGAACATTCTTACGGATCAGGTTGCATGGCCATCACGGTAACTGCTACGGCACTGCCCGAAGTCAAAATCATCGAGCCGAAGGTATTCGGCGATGCGCGCGGCTATTTCTACGAAAGCTTCAACGGGCGCGAGTTCGCGGAGCAGGTCGAGCCGGGCGTCGAGTTCGTGCAGGACAACCATTCTCGCTCGGCGAAGGGTGTGCTGCGCGGGCTGCATTATCAAATCCAGCATGCGCAGGGCAAGCTCGTGCGCGTCGTCGAAGGCGAAGTGTTCGACGTAGCCGTGGATATCCGGCGCAGTTCGCCGAATTTCGGCAAGTGGGTCGGCGTGACGCTGTCGGCGGACAACCATCGGCAGCTTTGGGTGCCGCCCGGATTCGCGCACGGCTTCGTCGTGCTGTCGGAGGCGGCGCAGTTCCTCTACAAGACGACCGACTACTGGTACCCCGAGCACGAGCGCAGCATCGTGTGGAACGATCCGGATATCGGCATCGATTGGCCGATCGATTTCGAGCCGCTATTGGCGGCGAAGGATGCGGCAGGCAAACGGCTCGCCGAAGCCGAGTGCTTCCAGTGAGGGCCGCCGTGCAGACCTCCGATCGCAAAACGATTCTGCTGACCGGCATCAACGGCCAGGTCGGGTTCGAATTGCAGCGTACGCTGCAGGGGCTCGGCAACGTGGTCGCCCTCGATCGCAGTCGGCTCGACCTGTCGCGCCTCGACCAGGTGCGCGACGTCGTACGCGACCTGAAGCCCGATCTGATCGTGAATCCCGCCGCTTATACGGCGGTCGATCAGGCGGAGACCGACGTGGCAATGGCCACACGGCTGAATGCGGAAGCGCCGGCCGTGCTCGCAGAAGAAGCGAAGCGCATCGGCGCCGCGCTGATCCATTACTCGACCGACTACGTGTTTGCGGGCACGAAAGCAGGCCCGTACGTCGAGGACGATGCAGTCGACCCGCAAAACGTGTACGGCAGGACGAAGCTCGACGGTGAACGCGCGATCGTGGCATCGGGATGCGCGCATCTGATTTTCCGTACGAGCTGGGTCTACGGCACGCGCGGCAAGAACTTTCTGCTGACGATGCTGCGGCTCGGCGCCGAGCGCGACGAACTGAAAGTCGTCGCCGACCAGATCGGCGCGCCGACGTGGTCGAACACGATCGCGACGCTGACTGCGCACGTCGTCGCGCAAGCGACATGCGCCCCGATGCGCGACGAATGGTGGCATGCGCATTCGGGCATCTATCATCTGTGCGCCGCCGGTTCGACGTCGTGGCACGGCTTTGCCGAAGCGATCTTCCGCCTCGCCGATCTGCCGAAAAAGCCGGCGGTAATGCCGATTCCCGCCAGCGCATATCCGACGCCCGCGAAGCGGCCGGCCAATTCGCAGATGTCGAATGCGAAGCTCGCCGAGCATTTCGGTCTGCACGCGCCGCAATGGGAAGCGGCGCTCGCGCTGTGTCTTTGCGATGGGCCCCGCACCTTGTTTTCCGCGCCATGACGGCGACGGCTGGATGCGGAATACGCCAGTGCGGGGCGCCTGTCCGGATATGGAACTACTAGAGCCTTTCAAATGCAAACCAAGAGTGTGTCAGCATCTTCAGCCAATTCTTCATTTCCACTATCTCCGTGGTCGATGGTGGCGAGCATCAAGCATCACCGCCATTTGATCTGGCAGATGACCAAACGCGAAGTAATTGGTCGCTATCAAGGATCAGTCATGGGGATTCTGTGGTCGTTTCTCAATCCCCTCTGCATGTTGATTGTATATACGTTCGTATTCAGTGTCGTGTTCAAGTCGCATTGGGGACAAGATACGTCGGACAATAAGACCGCCTTCGCGCTTATCCTATTTTCGGGACTGATTGTCTTCTCCGTGTTTTCGGAAGCGATCGGCAAGGCGCCCGGACTTGTTACGGCAAACGTGAACTATGTCAAGAAGGTGGTCTTCCCGCTCGAAGTTCTACCGATCGTGTCGCTCGCGGCCGTGGCATTCCATATGCTCGTCAGTGTTCTCATCCTATTGATAGCATTCGGGCTGTTTAATGGATATCTGTATTGGTCCGTAATCCTGTTTCCGCTTGTGTTGGTTCCGCTTGCTCTGTTCGTGCTCGGGGTGTCTTGGTTTCTCGCGTCGCTCGGGGTGTTTTTGCGAGACGTACAGCAGACCATTACACTGGCGATTACAGTCATCATGTTTGTGACGCCGATTTTTTATCCAATTACTGCTTTGCCAGAACGTTATCAAGTTTATCTGCGCCTTAATCCGATGGCGTTTTTCGTCGATCAAGCGCGGCGCGTGCTTGTATTCGGTCTCATGCCGCAGTGGACTGCTTTGGCCGCTGCGACCATCCTCGGCGCAGGTGTCGCATGGCTTGGCTATGTGTGGTTTCAGAAAACACGTGTCGGATTTGCGGACGTTCTATAAGGTAAGAAAATGACCGTAGAAGTTGCGATTTCGGTACAAAACGTCAGCAAATGCTTTGACGTCTACGATAAACCCCACCATCGACTGCTGCAGTTTTTAACACGCGGCGAGCATAGCTGGGCACGTCAATTCTGGGCACTGCGCGACGTGTCGTTCAACGTGTCCAAGGGTGAGACGGTTGGCATCGTCGGCCGTAATGGCGCCGGTAAATCGACGCTATTGCAAATCATTACAGGCACGCTGACGCCAACAAGTGGTAGTGTCCGCGTTCGAGGTCGTGTCGCGGCGCTGCTTGAACTCGGGGCTGGTTTCAACATGGAGTTTACGGGAACCGAGAACGTCTTCATGAATGCAATGCTACTCGGTATGACGAGGGCCGAAGTCGAAAAGAAGTACGACGATATTGTCGATTTTTCCGGAATCGGTTCGTTCGTCGAGCAACCGGTCAAAACGTACTCGAGCGGAATGTTCGCTCGATTGGCATTTTCCGTCGCTGTACACGCTGAGCCCAGCGTACTAATTGTTGACGAGGCACTGAGCGTGGGCGATTCCGCGTTCCAAGAAAAATCAGTGACCCGAATGAAGGAAATTCGTGAGTCGGGTACGTCGATTTTGTTTGTAACGCACTCGCTACCGATCGTGAGAAATTTTTGCGATCGCGCAGTCCTGCTCGACAAAGGAACAGTGCGCCTCGTGGGTGAGCGACTGACAGTTTGTGACGAGTACCAGGTAATGGTGGACGAAGAGGTCAAGAGAAACAAGTTGCAACTGGTCGCTAAGGAACAGAAAGGGAGCGAGGTTTCATCTAGTGAATTGGTGGCCGACAAATCAATTCGAATTGTTAATGTTGTGCTCGAGCCTGATCGCTGTGAGATGGGCGCGGACATCAGAATTATCATTGAACTTGAGTTCAATGCGAATATCGCTAAATACGGAGTTGGAATTCTCATTCATGATGGCCGTGGCAATCTCGTTTCCGTTCTTAATACTTTGCGCGACGATATTGTTCTGACCGGCAAGCATGGCCTTGTGAGGCTGGTGATTCGCAATAACCACTTTGCCCCAGGCGAATATTTCGTTACGGCCTCAGTTTCCGATGCGGAAGCGATGTTTGCATACGATCGCGTGGACCACGCGTGCCGACTTGTGGTTGTCGGAAGGTTTTCTGCTCGAGGCTTGCCTACGGTCGAAGGTTACGTGAGGTGTGAGCATGACTGGGAATACTGACGCGTGGGTAATCGATAGGGACGAGCAACTTCATTTGAAGCCCTGGGTGCGATCTGTCGCTCAACCGGTTTCCCTCGTGGCAATTACACGCGTGCGCAATGAATCATTGTTGCTCGGCGATACTCTCGATCATGTCGCGGAGTTCGCAGATGTCATATTTGTCTACGACGATGCTAGCACGGACGACACGCTGGATATTGCAATGAAGCATCCCGCCGTTGCCGCGGTCGTTCAGAATAGACGATGGAGGCCGGGAGCGCATGAACGCTTGCATTCCGAGACGCGCCATCGCGGTTTGTTGGTGAATTTGGCGAAACAGCACTTTATCCCAGATTGGTTTTTCTGCTTCGACGCGGACGAGAGATACATAGGTCCAATTCGAGAATTCGTGCGAATGCCGACAGCGCCTGATTTGAATGGAATTCGGGTGCGCCTTTTTGATGCGTATATGACGGAAAACGATTCTGCCCCGATTGTGCGTGGGAAATGTCTGATGGATTTCAGGCGAAACTTTGGACCTGAATATCGAGATATTCTGATGCTCTGGAAGAACAAAAATGGCGCCCGATACGTTGGGCTAGATTCGCGGGAGCCGACTATTGAGGGGCGTAGTGAAGTGATGTTCTATTGTCAGCACTATGGGAAGAGTCTCTCCATTGATCAATGGGAGGCGACGTGTCGATATTACATCGATCATTTCCCGTATGAGCCATATGGAAGAAAATGGAGCGAGCGAGTCGGTAAAGCGATTCACAAAACGTCGGATTTTGGTCGGACGCTTCGCACTTGGGGGCCTGAGTTGTTTGGGCATGCGGTGGCGCTTTGAATTCATTTTTTGCTAATTAATTGATGGGTTTGACTATGAACGGGCGCACCGCGATTGTTTCTAATTCCCGGCTGGTTGAGTTCGCAGGCTCGGAAATCACGACGATGGAGATTGCCGACACACTGGCGTCCCTAGGGATGTCGGTTACGGTGGCGGCCTACGAATTCGGTGCTGAATTCATAAAGGAAATCGAGGAGCGCGGACATACCCTGCTCAATCTTCGTGCGGCCAGCGAGCTTGAACTGAATGTCGACCTCGCTTGGATCCATCACGCGACTACGTACTATGCGCTTATAGCGGCGCATAACATGCGGGCACGGCGGATCGTATCATCGTCGCTGTCTTTTTTTGAACCAATTGAGTCTCCGCCCATTGCGCTATGTGGTATTGACCGCTTTTTAGTCAACTCCCAGGAAAGTCATGGGCATTTTGTTTCGCACTATCCACAGTACGCAGATCGTTGCGTGATATTTCCCAATGCTGCCGCGCCAAAGTTTTGGAATGCCTTTGATCCGCATCGCACAGAAACACTGCGCCGTGTGGCGGTTGTATCAAACCATGTTGCTGCTGAGGTTGCTGGGCTGGTTGACTTGTTGCGAATGAATGGTGTAACGGTTGATGTGTACGGTATTGGCGCGATAGTGACTCGGATTACGCCCGATTTGCTGGCCCAATATGATTCCGTTGTGTCGATTGGTAAGACGGTGCAGTACTGTATTGCTGCCGGCATTCCCGTTTTTTGTTATGACCATTTTGCCGGTCCCGGCTGGATCACTTCGGACTCGTTTGATAGCGCCCGGCAAGCGAATTTCTCTGGGCGCTCACATCCTTCAAAGCGGCCGCCAGGTTTGCTTTACAGCGAATTCAGAAGCGGATTTGCGCGGGCTTACGCGGACAGGATTGAGCTGAGAGAGCGAGGGAAAGCGCTGTTCGATCTGTCGGCGAATGTTCGGAATCTGCTGGACAGCATCGAGGCTTCCGGCGGCCCCATCGCTCACATGGAGTTGACCGAGACGCATCGCAATTTGATATCGCGACATGTCGACATGGTCTTGCGTCCGCGAGACATGCTATCGCACGTGCAGCATGTGAAGGACGACGTCGAGCATCGATTGATCGAGATCGAGGCAAAGTTTGCGAAGGCACGGGACGAGCGCGACCGGGCAAAGGAAGCGATGACCACGCTCGAAAGCGATGTGCATCGACTGACGTGGGCACTCTCAGAGGAGACTCAGCGACGAGAACGTGTGGAACAGAAACTCGATGCGCTATATCGCTCGACATCGTGGCGCTTAACCAAGCCCGTACGGTTGCTCAAGCAAGGTGGGGTACGCACGCGCACGCATCTAGCGTGGGGCAAATTCCTCGTCGGGCGCGGTGTACAAGTAGCGCGTCATCAAGGCGTCGGCGAGCTAAGTCGGAGAACCGCGCGCTATGTGCGTGCGGTGATGCGAAGCAAATTGGCGAGCGCGAAGTCACTGGAAACCGCGACGTCACGATCGGCTGAGCAGCCCCTCGTGAGTTTTGTGATCCCGATCTATGATCGAACGGACGTTTTGCGCGAAGCGATCCTTTCAGCGCTCGCCCAAACAGTTACGTCGTTTGAAGTGCTGC is a window encoding:
- the ruvX gene encoding Holliday junction resolvase RuvX, with amino-acid sequence MSGTSARDATLLAFDYGEKRIGVAIGNALTRSARALVVIPNLNREHRFKAVGELLAEWRPDALVVGLPMHPDGTPHDMTQQAKRFGNQLNGRFGLPVTWVDERYSSVEAEAGMRERNVRGRARTDMLDAEAARVILQQYLDQLSDHEPH
- the pyrR gene encoding bifunctional pyr operon transcriptional regulator/uracil phosphoribosyltransferase PyrR — its product is MSPIDAEALYRALLDQIRAAYGTAFAEPGGPRLAGIYSGGAWLAERLARDLGAPAFGVVNVALHRDDYAKKGLHSQASPTSLPFDVDGARIVLVDDVLYTGRTVRAALNELFDYGRPAAVELAVLADRGGRELPVAARFAGGTLDVPAGATLVLARDDSQFTLNVEAQAA
- a CDS encoding aspartate carbamoyltransferase catalytic subunit; translated protein: MTTDTTGRTGNPAAAASTERFRYGFLKGNPQLTKNGELKHLLSIEGLPRSIVNHILDTAEQFVSVTDREVKKVPLLRGKSVFNLFFENSTRTRTTFEIAATRLSADVLNLNINASSTSKGESLLDTINNLSAMHADLFVVRHASSGAPYLIAEHCAPHVHVINAGDGRHAHPTQGLLDMYTIRHYKRDFTKLRVAIVGDILHSRVARSDIHALTTLGVPEVRAIGPRTLLPGGLEQMGVKVFHNLDEGLKGVDVIIMLRLQNERMSGALLPSAQEYFKTWGLTPERLALAAPDAIVMHPGPMNRGVEIDSQVADGPQSVILNQVTFGIAVRMAVMGIVAGNND
- a CDS encoding dihydroorotase, with the protein product MKIHIKGGTLIDPVAGSERQADVFISGGKIDAIAEAGRAPAGFAADKTIDATGLIVAPGLVDLCARLREPGYEHKATLASEMAAAVAGGVTTLVCPPDTDPVLDEPGLVEMLKFRARNLHQANVHPLGALTVGLKGEVITEMVALTESGCVGFTHANVPLRDTQVLLRALQYASTYGYTTWLRPLDAFIGKGGVAASGPVASRLGLSGVPVAAETIALHTIFELMRVTGARVHLARLSSAAGLALVRAAKAEGLPVTCDVGVNHLHLIDVDIGYFDSQFRLDPPLRSERDREAIRAALADGTIDAICSDHTPVDDDEKLLPFGEATPGATGLELLLSLTVKWADETRTPLAQALRRITSAPADVLNLPAGRLTEGSAADLCVFDPRAHWRVEPRALKSQGHNSPFLGYELPACVRATLVAGQVAFERN
- a CDS encoding lysophospholipid acyltransferase family protein, which encodes MNAIRKLRLVFHLLRGMAIVALRFSHVTPAQRLELTRRWSLKLLRICGLRLVVHNDGARLDAGALVVGNHVSWLDIYTVNAWRPTPFVSKAEVRQWPVVGWLAEKLDTVFLQREKRTEAMRVMHEMADRLRSGGVMCVFPEGTTSDGQGLLPFHANLFQAAVSAGCAVQPICLMYEDAQGRQSVAPAYTGELSLGMSLDMVLRGGPLVAHLYVCDPIPPGGDRRAMSAAARDAIAAALEAMQAKVGKPSAESLAELAKHAYPVAEVGSDAARDGAAEEPVPGREG
- a CDS encoding symmetrical bis(5'-nucleosyl)-tetraphosphatase, which codes for MTPTPIAIGDIQGCHSAFDSLLKKLSAPADTPLWIAGDIVNRGPGSLAALRSLIDLGPRVTAVLGNHDLHLLAVSAGIRTERRGDTIGEILDAPDADALLDWVRHRPFAHFEDGKLLVHAGVLPQWDVTLALELADELQQALRAPDWRETLQKLYGNEPNQWNPNLKKRDRMRVAFNAFTRLRFCTADGAMEFKANGGPESAPPGYLPWFDAPDRRTEDVTVVFGHWAALGLMLRDNVVALDSGCVWGNQLSAVRLTADPAQRTVTQVQCEACRTPGGE
- the rfbB gene encoding dTDP-glucose 4,6-dehydratase — translated: MILVTGGAGFIGANFVLDWLRASDEAVLNVDKLTYAGNLRTLQSLEGNPKHVFARVDICDRAALDALFAEHKPRAVLHFAAESHVDRSIHGPADFVQTNVVGTFTLLEATRQYWNALREADKAAFRFLHVSTDEVFGSLSATDPQFSETTPYAPNSPYSATKAGSDHLVRAYHHTYGLPTLTTNCSNNYGPYQFPEKLIPLMIANALAGKPLPVYGDGQNVRDWLYVGDHCSAIREVLARGVPGETYNVGGWNEKKNLEVVHTLCDLLDAKRPKAAGSYRDQITYVTDRPGHDRRYAIDARKLERELRWKPAETFETGLAKTVDWYLDNQQWVDEVASGEYRKWVETNYAQRA